From the genome of Streptomyces sp. SID8374:
ATGTCATGGCCGAGCTGCACGGCGAGAAGATCGACATCGTCGACTGGTCGGACGACCCGGCCGAGATGGTCGCCAACGCGCTCTCGCCCGCCCGGGTGAGCAAGGTCGAGGTCGTCGACCTCGGCGCCCGCTCCGCCCGCGTCACCGTGCCGGACTACCAGCTGTCGCTGGCGATCGGCAAGGAGGGCCAGAACGCCCGTCTCGCCGCCCGTCTCACCGGCTGGCGCATCGACATCCGTCCCGACACCGAGACGGACGAGGAGCGCGAGACCGCCGACCGCGAGCGGGCCGAGCGGGCCCGGGAGCGCTCGGAAAGGCGTTGACCCGGAGCCGCTCCAGGGAATAGATCTTGGCCGTACGCCGCTGAGATCACGACAACATCCGTTCGATTTTTGCCCCAAAGGGGTGAGGTCGGTACGGGGAGGTAGACTTAAACGTGTCTGGCCGGACGCAAGCCCGCGCTTGCCCCGAGCGAACCTGTGTGGGATGCCGGGAGCGAGCGGCCAAGAGCGAGCTGCTGCGCATCGTGGTGGACGAGGGCGCCTGCGCCCCTGATCCACGCGGTACGCTGCCCGGCCGGGGTGCTTATGTGCACCCCACCTCTGTCTGTCTCGACCTGGCGGTTCGCCGCCGGGCGTTCCCCCGGGCCTTCAAGGCCAAGGGGCCGTTCGACACCGCGGCACTCACGCGGTTCGTCGAGCGGGCGACACCGTAAGAAACGAAAGTGAACGGCACGGGACCCCGTGCGGTCAGGTACCTCGCGAGTTGGAAGTAGGTCGAGATTGCGATGAGCACTCGATGAGTACGCGATGAGTACGCCCATGAAGTAGCGACGGTCCGGCGGTAACCCGGACCTAAAAGGAGCGAAGTGGCTAAGGTCCGGGTATACGAACTCGCCAAGGAGTTCGGCGTCGAGAGCAAGGTCGTCATGGCCAAGCTCCAAGAACTCGGTGAATTCGTCCGTTCGGCGTCCTCGACGATCGAGGCGCCGGTTGTACGTAAGTTGACCGACGCACTGCAGGGGCCCGGCGGCAACGCCGGCAAGTCCGCTGCCAAGCCTGGCGCGCCCCGCAAGGCGACGCCCGCAAAGCCCGCAGCGCCCTCCCCGGCCGCTGCGGCACGTCCTGCTGCCCCGAAGCCCGGCGCACCGGCCCCCAAGCCGGCCGCTGCCGAGGCCCCGGAGACCAGCACCCCCGCGGCGCCCTCCGCGCCGTCGGCGGGCCCCCGTCCGGGCCCGAAGCCCGCGCCGAAGGCGGCCCCGGTGACCCCGGTCCCGGCCGCCGAGTTCTCGGCACCGGCTCCGGCCCAGCCGGCCGCCCCCCAGCAGCCCCAGGCCCCGCGCCCCGCGGCCGCCGCCCCGGGACCCCGTCCCGCCGGCAGCCCCGCCCGTCCGGCTCCGGCCGGCGGTCAGCGCGACGGTGGCCAGCGTGACGGCGGCCGTGGTGGCGAGCGTGGCGGCGACCGCCCCGCACGTCCCGCGGGCCAGGGCGCCCCGCGCCCCGGCGGCGCCCGTCCGGCCGGTCCCCGTCCGGGCAACAACCCCTTCACCTCCGGCGGTTCCACCGGCATGGCGCGCCCCTCGGCGCCCCGTCCCGGCGGTGCCCCGCGCCCCGGTGGCGGCTCGGAGCGCCCCGGCGCCCCGCGTCCCCAGGGCGGCCCCGGTGGCGCCCCGCGTCCCCAGGGCGGTCAGGGCCAGGGCGGTGCCCGTCCCACCCCGGGCGGCATGCCCCGCCCGCAGGCTCCGCGTCCCGGCGGCGGTCCCGCCGGTAACCGGCCGAACCCGGGCATGATGCCGCAGCGTCCTGCTGCCGGCCCGCGTCCCGGTGGCGGCCCCGGCGGTGGCCGTGGTCCCGGCGGTGGCGGCGGTCGCCCCGGTGGCGGCGGCGGTGCCGGCCGTCCCGGTGGCGGCGGTGGCGGTTTCGCCGGTCGTCCCGGTGGCGGTGGCGGCGGCTTCGCAGGCCGTCCGGCAGGTCCCGGTGGCGGCGGCGGTGCCGGTCGTCCCGGTGGTGGCGGCGGCTTCGGTGGTCGTCCCGGCTTCGGCGGTCGTCCGGGTGGTCCCGGTGGCCGTGGTGGCACACAGGGTGCGTTCGGCCGTCCCGGCGGTCCCGCGCGTCGTGGCCGCAAGTCGAAGCGGCAGAGGCGCCAGGAGTACGAGGCCATGCAGGCCCCGTCCGTCGGCGGCGTCATGCTGCCTCGCGGCAACGGACAGGCCGTCCGGCTGTCGCGCGGTGCCTCGCTCACCGACTTCGCGGAGAAGATCAACGCCAACCCGGCGTCGCTCGTCGCCGTGATGATGAACCTCGGCGAGATGGTCACGGCGACGCAGTCCGTCTCCGACGAGACGCTCCGGCTGCTCGCGGACGAGATGAACTACGTCCTGGAGATCGTCAGCCCCGAGGAGGAGGACCGCGAGCTGCTCGAGTCCTTCGACATCGAGTTCGGCGAGGACGAGGGCGGCGAAGAGGCCCTGGTCTCCCGTCCGCCGGTCGTGACCGTCATGGGTCACGTCGACCACGGTAAGACCCGACTGCTGGACGCGATCCGCAAGACGAACGTCATCGCGGGCGAGGCCGGCGGCATCACGCAGCACATCGGTGCGTACCAGGTCTCCTCCGAGGTCAACGGCGAGGACCGCAAGATCACCTTCATCGACACCCCGGGTCACGAGGCGTTCACCGCCATGCGTGCCCGTGGTGCGAAGTCGACCGACATCGCGATCCTCGTGGTGGCGGCCAACGACGGTGTGATGCCCCAGACGATCGAGGCGCTGAACCACGCCAAGGCGGCCGAGGTGCCGATCGTGGTCGCGGTCAACAAGATCGACGTCGAGGGTGCCGACCCGACCAAGGTGCGCGGTCAGCTCACCGAGTTCGGCCTGGTGGCCGAGGAGTACGGCGGCGACACCATGTTCGTCGACATCTCCGCCAAGCAGGGCCTCAACATCGAGGCGCTCCTGGAGGCCGTCGTCCTCACCGCCGACGCCTCGCTGGACCTGCGGGCCAACCCGGAGCAGGACGCGCAGGGTATTGCGATCGAGTCCCACCTCGACCGCGGTCGCGGTGCCGTCTCGACCGTCCTGGTCCAGCGCGGAACGCTGCGCATCGGCGACACGATGGTCGTGGGCGACGCCTACGGCCGGGTGCGCGCCATGCTCGACGACAACGGTCAGAACGTGCAGGAAGCGGGTCCCTCGACCCCCGTCCTGGTCCTCGGTCTCACCAACGTCCCGGGCGCCGGCGACAACTTCCTGGTCGTCGACGAGGACCGTACGGCCCGTCAGATCGCCGAGAAGCGTGCCGCCCGTGAGCGCAACGCCAACTTCGCCCGCAAGGGTGTCCGGTTCTCCCTGGAGAACCTGGACGAGGCGCTCAAGGCCGGTCTGGTCCAGGAGCTCAACCTCATCATCAAGGGCGACGCGTCCGGTTCGGTGGAGGCCCTCGAGTCCTCGCTGCTCCAGCTCGACGTCGGTGAAGAGGTCGACATCCGGGTCCTGCACCGCGGTGTGGGTGCGGTCACCGAGTCGGACATCAACCTGGCGACGGGTTCCGACGCCATCGTGATCGGCTTCAACGTGCGCGCCGCGGGGCGCGCCGAGCAGATGGCCGAGCGCGAAGGCGTGGACGTCCGGTACTACTCGGTCATCTACCAGGCGATCGAAGAGATCGAAGCGGCCCTCAAGGGCATGCTCAAGCCGGAGTACGAAGAGGTCGAGTTGGGCACGGCGGAGATCCGCGAGATCTTCCGCTCGTCCAAGCTGGGCAACATCGCCGGTGTGCTGGTCCGCTCCGGCGAGGTCAAGCGCAACACCAAGGCGCGCCTGCTGCGCGATGGCAAGGTCATCGCGGAGAACCTCAACATCTCCGGTCTGCGCCGCTTCAAGGACGACGTCACCGAGATCCGCGAAGGCTTCGAGGGCGGTATCAACCTCGGAAACTTCAACGACATCAAGATCGACGACGTCATCGCGACGTACGAGATGCGCGAGAAGCCGCGAGGCTGATCCGCAGAGATCCGACCGGGTTCCGGGGGTCCGCCCCCGGAACCCGGCCACCACGGTCGGGGCCGGTCGACGGGTCGTATTTCCGTCGATCGGCCCCGGCCGTTCCGGTACGGTTCTGATGTCCCCGCCAAGTTCCGGCGGGGCACGAACCCGAACCGGCGGGACATCCGGACACACATGTATGTGGGGACCCTGTCCTTCGATCTGCTCCTCGGCGACGTACGGTCGTTGAAGGAGAAACGCTCCGTCGTCCGTCCGATCGTCGCCGAACTCCAGCGCAAGTACGCGGTGAGTGCGGCGGAGACCGGCGGGCAGGATCTCCACCGCAGGGCCGAGATCGGCCTCGCCGTGGTCTCCGGTGACACCGGACACCTGACGGACGTGCTGGACCGGTGCGAGCGGCTGGTGGCCGCGCGCCCCGAGGTGGAGCTGCTGTCGGTGAGACGGCGGCTGCACAGTGACGAAGACTGACAGTCAAGCGAAACCAGAAGGAAGAGTGACGGACCGGTGACCGACAACGCGCGGGCCCGCAAGCTGGCCGATCGCATCCAGGTCGTGGTCGCGGAGACCCTGGACCGGCGAATCAAGGATCCGCGGCTGGGATTCGTGACGATCACGGACGCCCGGGTCACCGGCGACCTGCGGGAGGCCACGGTCTTCTACACGGTCTACGGCGACGACGAGGAGCGTGCGGCCTCCGCCGCGGCGCTGGAGAGCGCCAAGGGCGTCCTGCGCTCCGAGGTCGGCCGGCAGACCGGGGTCCGGTTCACGCCGAGCCTGGCCTTCGTCCCGGACGCCCTCCCGGACAACGCCCGCACCATCGAGGACCTCCTCGACAAGGCGCGGGCCAAGGACGCGGAGGTGCGCGAGGTCTCCACGGGCGCCAAGTACGCCGGCGAGGCCGACCCGTACCGCAAGCCCGAGGACGAGGACGACGAGGCCTCCGACCCCGCCGACAAGAACGAGGGTCCCGCCTCCGCATGACCGAGCAGACCACCACGCCGAATGATGACAGTGGGAGCGGAGTGACCTCGGACAAGGGCGGTGGCGGGCGGCGGGAGGACGGCCTTGTCATCGTCGACAAGCCGTCCGGCTTCACTTCGCACGACGTCGTGGCCAAGATGCGCGGCATCGCCCGTACCCGCCGCGTCGGCCACGCCGGGACCCTCGACCCGATGGCGACCGGAGTCCTCGTGCTCGGCGTCCAGCGGGCCACCAAGCTCCTCGGCCACCTCGCGCTGACCGAGAAGGAGTACCTGGGCACCATCCGGCTCGGCCAGGACACCGTCACCGACGACGCCGAGGGCGAGATCACCTCCTCCACCGACGCGTCCGGCGTGACCCGCGAGGCCATCGACGCCGGGGTGGCCGCGCTGACCGGCGCGATCATGCAGGTCCCGTCCAAGGTCAGCGCCATCAAGATCGACGGCAAGCGGTCCTACGCGCGGGTGCGCGGCGGCGAGGAGTTCGAGATCCCGGCCCGCCCGGTGACCGTCTCCTCCTTCAACGTCTACGACGTCCGGGAGGCCGTCGCCGAGGACGGCACCCCGGTCGTGGACTTGGTGGTCTCGGTCGTCTGCTCCTCGGGGACGTACATCCGCGCCCTGGCCCGGGACCTCGGTGCCGGGCTCGGCGTCGGCGGCCACCTGACCGCCCTGCGCCGCACCCGCGTCGGCCCGTACGGACTGGACGCGGCCCGGACCCTGGACCAGCACCAGGAGGAGCTGACGGTGATGCCCGTCGCCGACGCGGCCGCCTCCGCCTTCCCCCGCTGGGACGTCGACGAGAAGCGCGCCAAGCTGCTCCTGAACGGCGTACGGCTGGACATGCCCGCGTACCCGCCGGGGCCGGTCGCGGTCTTCGGGCCCGACGGGGCGTTCCTGGTGCTCGTGGAGGAGGAGAAGGGCAAGGCCAAGAGCCTCGCCGTCTTCGCCTGACCTCCGGGTCGATGTGCCGATGTGTCGATGTATGGAGCGGGCACCACCCCCCCAGCCGGTGCCCGCTCCACCTTCCCCACCCCGGGACCATCTCTGCTCCGCCAGGACACGCCTATTCACCCCAATGGGCGGGCGCTCGGAGTGAAGGCGGGGTGCGCGGGGGGCGCTTTCCCCGTCCGCGCTACTCCTGGAGATCACCGGCGGCCTACCGTCGGACCATGGGCAGTGGGGACCGGTCGACGCTGGTAAGAATCTGTGATCAGGCCGGCCGGCCGCGCGGGACGGGATTCGTCGCGGACGACCGCGGCACGGTCGTCACCGCCCACCAGGCCACCACCGCACCCGGCCCGCTCCGCCTCCACGGCACGGACGGCCGCACCTGCTCCGTCGGCCCCGACGACATCACCGCCCTCCCCGCCCTCGGCCTCGCCCTGCTGCGTACGGGCGGCTCCGAGACCCTCGGCGTGGAGCCGCTGCCCATCGCCGTACGGGAGCGTGCGGAGCCCGGAAGTTACGTCGGGATCGCCGCCCACGGCCGCCGTGAGGCCCGGGTCCTCGGCACGGCCCCCGCCACCTACACCGCCCCCGACGGCGCCCATCCGGTCCCGGCCGCCCTGGAGCTGGCCCTCGGCACCGACGGGCGCGACGCCCTGCGCTCGGGCGGCGCCGCGATCGGGGGACCGGTCACGGACCCGGCCACGGGCGCGGTCCTCGGCCTGCTGTGCACCGCCCTCACCACCCCCTACGAGGCCGCCGGGCTCGCCCTGCCGATCCCGCGCGGCGCCGACGCCGGCCTCGACGCCCTCCTCGCCCGCAACGCCACCGCCGCCCCCGCCTACGGCCCCGACCTCAACCTCGCCGGGGCCCTCCAGCTCACCGCGACCTCCGTCGGCTCGGCGGACGGCCCCAAGGCCCGCACCGCACCGGTCGAGCGCGCCGACGTGACCGCCGAGTTCGCCGCCTTCGAAGCCGGTACGGGGCTGGTCCTGGGCCTCGTCGGCGGACCCGGCACCGGCCGCACCACCGAGCTGGCCGCCCTCGCCGCCCGCCGGGCCGACGGCGCGGCGCCCGCCCCCACGCTCTGGCTGCGCGGCGCCGACCTGCTGGCCGACGACACCTCGGTCGTGGACGCGGCCGACCGTACGCTGACCCGCTCGGCCCGCATCGTCTCGGCGGCCGGAGCCCTCGGCGACATGGCCACGGCCACCGCGGAACGGATCGCCGCTCTCGCCGCCGAGGCGGGCCACCCCCTCCTCGTGGTCCTGGACGGCCCCGAGGAGATGCCGCCGCTGCTGGCCCACCGGCTCGCCGAATGGACGGCGGCCACCGCGATCTGGCTGCGCGAGCACGGCGTCCGGCTCGTCGTCGCCTGCCGCCCCGAGCACTGGGAGACCGCCGGGGCCCTCTACCCGCCCGGCGCCCTGCACCGCCCCCACCGCCCCGCCCGGGGGCTGCCGTCCTCCCTGCGGCTGACCGACCTCACCGCCGACCAGGCCGCACAGGCCAAGGAGCGCCTGGGCATCCCGCCGCACGCCCTCGCCCCCGGCCACGACCGGCACCCGCTCACCCTGCGGCTGCTCGCCGAGGTCCGCGAGGCCCTGCCGCCGGGCGTCCCGGGCCGCCCCGACACCGAGGACGTCTTCGGCGCCCACCTGGACCTCATGTGCGTACGCATCGCGGTCCGGATCGCGGCCGCCGCCGACGAACAGCCCCGAGGCACCGCCGTACGCCGACTGGCCGCCCGGGTCGCGGGCCAGGTCCACGAGGCGGCCCGGCGCTGTCTGGGTCCGGGCCAGGGGGAGCTGGACCAGGAAGCGTTCGAGGAGATCTTCCCCTGGCGCACGGGGTGGGCCTCGGCCGTGCTGACGGAGGGGCTCCTCGTCCCCGCCGGGGCCGGATACCGCTTCGCCCACGAGGAGCTGGGGGACTGGGTGCAGGGCGCCCATCTGGACCTGGACGCGGCCCTGCGCTCCCTGGTGCACCGCTGGCACCGGGGGAGCGGCGGGGTGGTGCGCGTGCCGGCCGCCCGGCCCGACGGGGAGCCGCGCTCCCTGCCCGTGCCCCGGCACCGGATCGGCCCGGTGATCCAGGCGATGGTGCTCCTCGGCCGCCGCCAGGGCACCGCCGCACTCGCGCACCGGATGGCCGACCTGATCGAGGCGCTGGACCGGCTGTGGGCGGATGAGGAGCCGCACGGTGACGCCTCTCGCCGCCCGTACGACGAGGACGCCGCCTGGTGGGCCGCGCACCTCCTCGGGGGCAGCCTGCTCCGGGTGCCCGACGCGCGCCCGTACCTCGGGGTCCTGCGGGTCCTCGCCGGGCGCATCACCCGGCGTTCGGCCGGTGCCACCGGGGGACCGGCGGGCCCGGGGGCGTACGGCGAGTTCGGGCCCTGGTTCTGGCGGCGGCTGCGGCTGCCCGAGGAGGACCGGATCGACCTGTTCCGCCGCCTCGTCCCCGCCGACGGGGTGCCCCGCACCGACGGCGACGAGCGGTACCTCGACGCCGTCGCCCGCCGCCTCACCTACGACGCCCCCACCGTGCAGCCGCTGCTCTGCCGCTGGTTCACCGACGAGCGCCCGCTGCTGATCGGCGGCCCCGGTGCGCAGGACAACGAGCTGCGCCCCACCGTGGCCGCCGCCGCGCAGGCCCTGCTCCACGCCCGCCGCGACCTCGGCCTCGACAGCCTCACCGACGCACTGGTAGCCACCCCGCACACCCGCGCCGGTGAGCTGCTCGCCGCCCTCGCCGAGGACGAGCCCACCGCGCTCTGCCGGGCCGTGGAGCGCTGGGCCCGCGACGAGGACCGCCCGGCACGCCGCTCCGCCGCCGCCCGGTACGCCGGACTCCTCCAGCCCCGCATCACCGCCGAGGGCGACCGGGCGCTGCTCAGGTCCGCCGCCGAGATCCTGCTCGCCCGCCCCGAGGACGCCGACCTCCACCCGGCCGCCCTCACCCTCCTCGTCCGGGACCCGAAGTCCCGCCGCCGCCACCTCCCGCAGGCCCTCCGCCTCTTCGCGTACGGCGACTCCCGGCTCCCCGTGGAGCTGCTCGCCGAGGTCTTCCCCGCCCACCCCGAGCCGGTCCTCGCCGCCCTCCGCGCCCGCCTGGCCCGCCCCGGCGACGGCGCGGCCGAGGTCCTGCGGGCCCTGGCCGGACTCGACACGCCCGCGCTCGCGCTGCACGTCGCCGGGCTCGTACGCGAGTACATCGACGCCCACCCCGAGGACGGCACCCATGCCGCCGAGTACGTCGACCTCCGCCTCGAACACGGCCCCGCCGCCCGCGCCCTGCTCCTCCCCCTGGTCACCGGGCTGCTGAGGGACCGCCCCGCCCCGCCCCCGGTCCGCGCCGCACTGGCCCGGGTCCTCGCCGGGGCCGGGTCCACCGCCTCCCGGCCGCTGCGGGCCGAGCTGCTGGAGGTCCTGCTGGAGTTCGAGCAGACCACCGGCCGGGACCCGGACGTCCTGGACGCCCTCCTCCAGGCCGCGGCGGCAGGGGCGGGAGCCCGCCCGGAGGTCCGTACGCGCGCCCTCGTCCACCGCACCGGCATGCTCCTCGTCCGCACCCCCGAGGGCGCTGCCCGCTTCGACCGCCGCCTGGTCGAACTCGCCCGGGACGTGCCCGGATTCGCCGCCCTCGTCATCCGCTGGCTCGCCGACGCCCCGCAGGAGTGGGCGGCGGTGGTGGGACCCAGCGCCCGGCGCACGGTGGAGGCGTTGGAGACATCACGTCGGGCGATGCCGATGCCGATGCAGGCGGCGGGGCGTGAGCATGGCAGTCTTAGACCTGCGTAATCGGCATACATACACACGTACACAGGTTCGGGCGAGGAGCGGTCACAGTGCAGCGCTGGCGTGGCTTGGAGGACATCCCCCAGGACTGGGGACGCAGCGTCGTCACCATCGGCTCCTACGACGGCGTGCACCGCGGACACCAGCTGATCATCGGCCGTGCCGTGGAACGCGCCCGTGAGCTGGGCGTTCCGTCCGTCGTCGTGACCTTCGACCCGCACCCCAGCGAGGTCGTCCGCCCCGGCAGCCACCCGCCGCTGCTCGCCCCGCACCACCGCCGCGCCGAACTCATGGCGGAGCTGGGCGTGGACGCGGTGCTGATCCTGCCGTTCACCGCGGAGTTCTCGAAGCTGTCGCCCGCCGACTTCATCGTGAA
Proteins encoded in this window:
- a CDS encoding serine protease encodes the protein MGSGDRSTLVRICDQAGRPRGTGFVADDRGTVVTAHQATTAPGPLRLHGTDGRTCSVGPDDITALPALGLALLRTGGSETLGVEPLPIAVRERAEPGSYVGIAAHGRREARVLGTAPATYTAPDGAHPVPAALELALGTDGRDALRSGGAAIGGPVTDPATGAVLGLLCTALTTPYEAAGLALPIPRGADAGLDALLARNATAAPAYGPDLNLAGALQLTATSVGSADGPKARTAPVERADVTAEFAAFEAGTGLVLGLVGGPGTGRTTELAALAARRADGAAPAPTLWLRGADLLADDTSVVDAADRTLTRSARIVSAAGALGDMATATAERIAALAAEAGHPLLVVLDGPEEMPPLLAHRLAEWTAATAIWLREHGVRLVVACRPEHWETAGALYPPGALHRPHRPARGLPSSLRLTDLTADQAAQAKERLGIPPHALAPGHDRHPLTLRLLAEVREALPPGVPGRPDTEDVFGAHLDLMCVRIAVRIAAAADEQPRGTAVRRLAARVAGQVHEAARRCLGPGQGELDQEAFEEIFPWRTGWASAVLTEGLLVPAGAGYRFAHEELGDWVQGAHLDLDAALRSLVHRWHRGSGGVVRVPAARPDGEPRSLPVPRHRIGPVIQAMVLLGRRQGTAALAHRMADLIEALDRLWADEEPHGDASRRPYDEDAAWWAAHLLGGSLLRVPDARPYLGVLRVLAGRITRRSAGATGGPAGPGAYGEFGPWFWRRLRLPEEDRIDLFRRLVPADGVPRTDGDERYLDAVARRLTYDAPTVQPLLCRWFTDERPLLIGGPGAQDNELRPTVAAAAQALLHARRDLGLDSLTDALVATPHTRAGELLAALAEDEPTALCRAVERWARDEDRPARRSAAARYAGLLQPRITAEGDRALLRSAAEILLARPEDADLHPAALTLLVRDPKSRRRHLPQALRLFAYGDSRLPVELLAEVFPAHPEPVLAALRARLARPGDGAAEVLRALAGLDTPALALHVAGLVREYIDAHPEDGTHAAEYVDLRLEHGPAARALLLPLVTGLLRDRPAPPPVRAALARVLAGAGSTASRPLRAELLEVLLEFEQTTGRDPDVLDALLQAAAAGAGARPEVRTRALVHRTGMLLVRTPEGAARFDRRLVELARDVPGFAALVIRWLADAPQEWAAVVGPSARRTVEALETSRRAMPMPMQAAGREHGSLRPA
- a CDS encoding DUF503 domain-containing protein; translation: MYVGTLSFDLLLGDVRSLKEKRSVVRPIVAELQRKYAVSAAETGGQDLHRRAEIGLAVVSGDTGHLTDVLDRCERLVAARPEVELLSVRRRLHSDED
- the infB gene encoding translation initiation factor IF-2, translating into MAKVRVYELAKEFGVESKVVMAKLQELGEFVRSASSTIEAPVVRKLTDALQGPGGNAGKSAAKPGAPRKATPAKPAAPSPAAAARPAAPKPGAPAPKPAAAEAPETSTPAAPSAPSAGPRPGPKPAPKAAPVTPVPAAEFSAPAPAQPAAPQQPQAPRPAAAAPGPRPAGSPARPAPAGGQRDGGQRDGGRGGERGGDRPARPAGQGAPRPGGARPAGPRPGNNPFTSGGSTGMARPSAPRPGGAPRPGGGSERPGAPRPQGGPGGAPRPQGGQGQGGARPTPGGMPRPQAPRPGGGPAGNRPNPGMMPQRPAAGPRPGGGPGGGRGPGGGGGRPGGGGGAGRPGGGGGGFAGRPGGGGGGFAGRPAGPGGGGGAGRPGGGGGFGGRPGFGGRPGGPGGRGGTQGAFGRPGGPARRGRKSKRQRRQEYEAMQAPSVGGVMLPRGNGQAVRLSRGASLTDFAEKINANPASLVAVMMNLGEMVTATQSVSDETLRLLADEMNYVLEIVSPEEEDRELLESFDIEFGEDEGGEEALVSRPPVVTVMGHVDHGKTRLLDAIRKTNVIAGEAGGITQHIGAYQVSSEVNGEDRKITFIDTPGHEAFTAMRARGAKSTDIAILVVAANDGVMPQTIEALNHAKAAEVPIVVAVNKIDVEGADPTKVRGQLTEFGLVAEEYGGDTMFVDISAKQGLNIEALLEAVVLTADASLDLRANPEQDAQGIAIESHLDRGRGAVSTVLVQRGTLRIGDTMVVGDAYGRVRAMLDDNGQNVQEAGPSTPVLVLGLTNVPGAGDNFLVVDEDRTARQIAEKRAARERNANFARKGVRFSLENLDEALKAGLVQELNLIIKGDASGSVEALESSLLQLDVGEEVDIRVLHRGVGAVTESDINLATGSDAIVIGFNVRAAGRAEQMAEREGVDVRYYSVIYQAIEEIEAALKGMLKPEYEEVELGTAEIREIFRSSKLGNIAGVLVRSGEVKRNTKARLLRDGKVIAENLNISGLRRFKDDVTEIREGFEGGINLGNFNDIKIDDVIATYEMREKPRG
- a CDS encoding YlxR family protein, coding for MSGRTQARACPERTCVGCRERAAKSELLRIVVDEGACAPDPRGTLPGRGAYVHPTSVCLDLAVRRRAFPRAFKAKGPFDTAALTRFVERATP
- the rbfA gene encoding 30S ribosome-binding factor RbfA, whose product is MTDNARARKLADRIQVVVAETLDRRIKDPRLGFVTITDARVTGDLREATVFYTVYGDDEERAASAAALESAKGVLRSEVGRQTGVRFTPSLAFVPDALPDNARTIEDLLDKARAKDAEVREVSTGAKYAGEADPYRKPEDEDDEASDPADKNEGPASA
- the truB gene encoding tRNA pseudouridine(55) synthase TruB translates to MTEQTTTPNDDSGSGVTSDKGGGGRREDGLVIVDKPSGFTSHDVVAKMRGIARTRRVGHAGTLDPMATGVLVLGVQRATKLLGHLALTEKEYLGTIRLGQDTVTDDAEGEITSSTDASGVTREAIDAGVAALTGAIMQVPSKVSAIKIDGKRSYARVRGGEEFEIPARPVTVSSFNVYDVREAVAEDGTPVVDLVVSVVCSSGTYIRALARDLGAGLGVGGHLTALRRTRVGPYGLDAARTLDQHQEELTVMPVADAAASAFPRWDVDEKRAKLLLNGVRLDMPAYPPGPVAVFGPDGAFLVLVEEEKGKAKSLAVFA